Proteins encoded together in one Pseudoroseomonas cervicalis window:
- a CDS encoding FAD/NAD(P)-binding protein: MTRRQKVVAILGGGFSGVALALQLRGRARVVLYEPGAPGPGLAYGTAEPAHLLNVPAMGMSLFPDRPGHFAEWLGVPASPPVFAPRATYGRYLREQWRAAAAADPALEHRAQAVTALTPRAGGGLLVTDAAGGQEVVDEVVLAVGGFAAGPGAGAPPLCWGDPWDPDAVRGLAPEAPVLLVGQGLTMVDVLLALREQGHRGPVLAISRHGWRPLSHVTGAFPPPRPVELPEGEGVLALWRRVRAAARQAMAEGQPWQAVLDGVRPQVQRIWQGWPAAERARFQRHARSAWNLHRHRLAPEVAARLAEALESGALQGMAARLLRWEPEGEGVRATLRRRGGGEAVRHVARIILCTGPEGGQAWKRAEPLLGLLTDGRLAPDALQLGLATDAADRALDAAGQPVPGLSVLGPLTRGRLWEVTAVPEIRAQAAALADRIAGGKSQNPV, translated from the coding sequence ATGACGCGTCGGCAGAAGGTGGTGGCGATCCTGGGGGGCGGCTTTTCCGGCGTGGCGCTGGCGCTGCAGCTGCGGGGCCGCGCCCGGGTGGTGCTGTATGAGCCGGGCGCGCCCGGGCCGGGCCTGGCCTATGGCACCGCGGAGCCGGCGCATCTGCTGAACGTGCCGGCCATGGGCATGAGCCTGTTCCCCGACCGGCCCGGCCATTTCGCCGAATGGCTGGGCGTGCCGGCCAGCCCGCCGGTCTTCGCGCCGCGCGCCACCTATGGGCGCTATCTGCGGGAGCAGTGGCGCGCCGCGGCGGCGGCCGACCCGGCGCTGGAGCACCGGGCGCAGGCGGTGACGGCGCTGACGCCCCGCGCCGGCGGCGGGCTGCTGGTGACCGATGCCGCCGGCGGGCAGGAGGTGGTGGACGAGGTCGTGCTGGCGGTGGGCGGCTTCGCCGCCGGGCCGGGCGCCGGCGCGCCGCCGCTCTGCTGGGGCGATCCCTGGGATCCTGACGCGGTGCGCGGCCTGGCGCCGGAGGCGCCGGTGCTGCTGGTCGGCCAGGGGCTGACCATGGTCGATGTGCTGCTGGCGCTGAGGGAGCAGGGGCATCGCGGCCCGGTGCTGGCGATCTCGCGCCATGGCTGGCGGCCGCTGTCCCATGTCACCGGGGCCTTCCCGCCGCCGCGCCCGGTCGAGCTGCCGGAGGGCGAGGGGGTGCTGGCGCTGTGGCGCCGGGTGCGCGCCGCCGCCCGCCAGGCCATGGCGGAGGGCCAGCCCTGGCAGGCGGTGCTGGACGGGGTGCGGCCGCAGGTGCAGCGCATCTGGCAGGGCTGGCCGGCCGCCGAGCGCGCCCGCTTCCAGCGCCATGCCCGCAGCGCCTGGAACCTGCACCGGCACCGGCTGGCGCCCGAGGTGGCGGCGCGCCTGGCCGAGGCGCTGGAGAGCGGCGCCCTGCAGGGCATGGCCGCCCGGCTGCTGCGCTGGGAGCCCGAGGGGGAGGGGGTGCGCGCCACGCTGCGCCGCCGCGGTGGCGGGGAGGCGGTGCGGCACGTCGCCCGCATCATCCTGTGCACCGGGCCGGAGGGTGGCCAGGCCTGGAAGCGAGCCGAGCCGCTGCTGGGCCTGCTGACCGATGGCCGGCTGGCGCCGGATGCGCTGCAGCTGGGCCTGGCGACGGATGCCGCGGACCGCGCGCTGGATGCCGCCGGGCAGCCTGTGCCGGGCCTGTCTGTGCTGGGCCCGTTGACCCGCGGCAGGCTGTGGGAGGTGACGGCGGTGCCGGAGATCCGCGCCCAGGCGGCGGCGCTGGCCGATCGTATCGCAGGCGGAAAATCTCAGAATCCCGTTTGA